The following are encoded in a window of Megachile rotundata isolate GNS110a chromosome 2, iyMegRotu1, whole genome shotgun sequence genomic DNA:
- the LOC143265757 gene encoding uncharacterized protein LOC143265757, with the protein MVVGCVIANRGIDRRSSNCKLIMDGVIHIREGIEKMELAQTAAQEVVERATESKEKNMEEKERRKEKETKERRKETETRRENERTSAESEYPLSRNKIRKMIKRLLKTDRRSRGRGRGREGEGPSGWRPLRVVARWPRRRGTPLWMAARRPRRS; encoded by the exons ATGGTGGTGGGATGCGTAATTGCGAATCGCGGAATCGATCGTCGATCCAGCAATTGCAAATTGATCATGGACGGAGTTATACACATTCGCGAAGGTATTGAAAAA atGGAACTAGCTCAAACTGCAGCCCAAGAAGTAGTAGAGAGGGCAACAGAATCGAAGGAAAAAAACATGgaggagaaagaaagaagaaaagaaaaagagacgaaagaaagaagaaaagaaacagAAACACGGAGGGAAAACGAACGAACAAGCGCGGAAAGCGAATATCCGCTTTCCAGAAATAAA attagaaaaatgataaaaagacTGCTGAAAACCGATCGACGAAGTCGTGGCCGCGGCCGCGGCCGTGAAGGAGAAGGTCCGTCAGGATGGCGGCCACTCCGGGTGGTGGCGAGGTGGCCGCGGAGGAGGGGGACGCCACTCTGGATGGCGGCGAGGCGGCCGCGGAGGAGTTAA